CTGTGGCAATCCATATTTTCCCATCATCGTCTTTATAAATGGAATAAATGATGTTATTGGACAGGGTATTGGGTTCATCGGATGACCGGGCATAAAGGTTGAATTTGCTGGAGTTTCGGTTGTACATGTTTACTCCTTTGAAAGTTCCCACCCAGATATTTCCTGACCGGTCTTCATAGATAGAATAGATATCATCATTACTAAGGCTGGTGCTTTTATTGGTATGACCATATGTTGTGAAGGTACCGGTTAGAGGATCAAATAAGTTTAGTTTATCACGCGTTCCCACCCATAGCTGATCGTGGCTGTCCTGAAACAAACAGGTTACGTTATTATTGCTTAGGGACGCGGGATCCAGGTAATCATGCCTGAAAGATGTTATATTTCCTGATTGGGGATTTAAACGGCTTAGCCCATTTCGGGTAGCTACCCAGATATATCCATCCCTGGTTTGCAGGATATCATTGACCAGATTGTCGCTGATACTGTTCCCGTTATTCTCAGAAAAATAGGGAAGAAACGTTTTTTGATCAACCTGGTAACAAAACAATCCTTGCCGGGTTCCAATCCACATATTCCCGCTTTGATCCTGAATTATTTTATTGATCCAGTTGCTTCTGATGCTATCGGCTTCTTCGGAGTAAAAATAATAATGGATGAAGGAGTGGTTGAGATGATTATACTGGTTTAAACCTTTAGCTGTGCAAAACCAGAAATATCCGTCACGATCCCTGTATATATGATTAATATAATTATTACTCAGGGTATTTATATTCCCAGGTTCATGAAGCATATGTATCAACCTTCCTGTTGTCAGATCCAGAATATTGACACCATCTTCGGTACCGATCCAGAGATTGCTTTTATTGTCTTCAAGCAAGCTTCGTACTGTAGTATTGGACAGGCCATTGAGTTTGTTATAAATTTTAAAGCTGTAGCCATCATAGCGGTTCAGCCCGTCCCATGTTCCAAACCACATAAATCCCATATGATCCTGCATGATTGCAAAGACGAGATTCTGGGAAAGGCCTTTTTCGTATCGTATATTTTCTGTGGATATTCGGTCAAACCGTATGTTTTCAGTTTTCTGGCCCAGCAAGCGGGTTTGCAGGGCAAAAATCATGAATACACCAATGAGGTAGAATTTAATTATATTGTATCTGAATTTCATTTATTCGAAATAACCTTTCCTTTTTTCACTCGGTTTTTTCACCCGGGTCGCATTTTTTAAAGCGTCTCATAAAGTCTTTTTTCCTTTTTTTATTGAGTTTTTTACTGCCTTTTTTGGAGTTCTTCATCATTAACTGGGTGTCTTCCGATTGCATCTCGTAATGTTTATTCATTTGATCACGGTAATCCTTTTTTGCCTGCTTTTCCATAATCCTTCTTTGCTTTTTCATGTATTTCTCCTCGCTGGATTTATGGAATATACTGCATGATTGAGCAAAAGGCAGCATCATTATTAAAAGTATCATGCCTGTTTGGGTAATGATTCTTTTAAATGATTTTTTTTGTATGGATTTTCCAGGAAGCAGCATAAATCATTCAAATGTATGGAATTAAATAATATTCCTAATTTTGCAGAAGAAAAAATATTCTTTGCATGAGAAATTTCCGGAACACAATTGAGAGGATTTCAAAAGCCGGATTTTGGTTTATCCTTATACTTTTATCATTGATATCCTGCAAGGATGACAAGGATGGAGATCAGGTTGATGTAGGGTATGTAAACATCACGATCAATCCCAACTCCACGCAGTATCTGGAATTAAACACTGTCGGGGGTTGGTTGTATCTGACAGCGTCAGCTCCAAGCCGCGGGATTATTGTTTACCGGATGACACAGGATCAGTTTAATGCTTTTGACAGGACTCCTCCCACCAATTCGAATGACTGTTGCAATCAAAGCGGATGTACGAGGTTAATTGTCGATTATCCATATGTAACCGACACGTGTGCATCATACAATTATCTGATTTTGGATGGATCCCCTTTGGCTCCTGCCACAAAAATGCTTATCCAGTACCGAACATTTTATGACGGTAACCTGCTGCAAATCACAAATTAAACAATCTATTAACCAGGAAGGAAACTCGAACCTGTTTTAATACCTGTAGTGATCGGGTTTAAAAGGGCCGTCGGCATTTATGCCAAGGTATTTTGCTTGTTCGGGTGTCATTTTTGTTAGTTTAACACCAATATGGGGTAAGTGAAGCCGTGCCACTTCTTCATCCAGTTTTTTAGGCAATCTGTATACATCTAATTCGTAATCGTTGTTCCAGAGATCGATTTGCGCCAGTACCTGGTTTGAAAATGAATTGCTCATAACGAAAGAGGGGTGTCCCATAGCGCAACCCAGGTTTACGAGTCTTCCTTCAGCCAGGAGATAGATCGAATGTCCATCGGAAAAGCTAAATTTATCCACCTGAGGTTTGATGTTGATTTTTTCTATTTCCGGCCATTCTTCGAGTTTATCTACCTGGATTTCGTTGTCGAAATGTCCTATATTGCAAACGATGGCTTCGTCTTTCATTTTCGACATATGCTCTGCTGTAATCACATCCTTGTTTCCTGTGGCTGTTACAAAAATATTACCTTCAGCGAGGGCGTCTTCCACTGTGGTGACTTCAAACCCTTCCATAGCGGCTTGAAGAGCACAAATCGGGTCTATTTCCGTAACGAGAACCCGGGCACCGAAGCCTCGCATGGACTGGGCGCAGCCTTTACCAACATCGCCATAGCCACAAACCACGACAACTTTTCCGGCAATCATAACATCCGTTGCTCTCTTAATACCATCTGCCAGTGATTCCCGGCATCCATAGAGGTTATCGAATTTCGATTTTGTGACGGAATCGTTAACATTAATGGCGGGAGCCAGTAAGGTGCCGGCTTCTTTTCGTTGATAAAGCCGGTGTACTCCTGTGGTGGTTTCTTCGGAAACCCCTTTCCATTCCTTTACTGTTCTGTGCCAACGTGTTGGATCTTCGATATATATTGATTTAAGTTGATTCAGGATAACTTTTTCTTCTTTGTTTGAAGGATTACGTTCAAGCAAAGAGGGTTTGTTTTCGGCTTCATAGCCCATATGGATCAAAAGGGTAGCATCACCGCCGTCATCAACAATCAGGTTTGGGCCTTTTCCTCCGGGGAAAGCAAGAGCCATCTGTGTGCACCACCAGTATTCTTCCAGGGTTTCTCCTTTCCAGGCAAAAATTGGCACACCGGAATCCCTCACTACAGCTGCAGCGGCATGATCCTGAGTGGAAAAGATATTGCAGCTTGCCCAACGAACATCTGCACCTAATTCCACCAGGGTTTCAATCAGAACGGCAGTTTGAACGGTCATATGAAGCGAACCTGTTATTCTGGAACCTTTCAGCGGCTTAAGTGAAGAATATTTCTTTCGTAATGACATAAGTCCCGGCATTTCTTTTTCTGCCATCTCAATCTCTTTTCTTCCCCAGTCAGCCAAACTGATGTCTTTAATCTTGTAGCTTAAACTCTCTACTACTATTGAATTTTCCATCCCTATATTTTTATTGGTTTGCAAAGGTAATCATTAGGGGGATACAGGCAAAATCAAACCGTTTATTTTTATGTGAGTGTCGGGAAGGAATAACAAATGGTTGCAGGTTATAAGGAGAAGCAGGTAACACGCAGCAGGTATCATGTAACACGCAACAGGTAACAGGTTGCAAGCGACAACTCATCACTCATCACCCACACCCAAACTACATGCAGCCTGTAACCTGCAACCTGCTGCGTGCAACCATAGAGTAGGTTACTTGATATTAATCATTCCCGATACTCATTTAGTTTTATCATAACTTTGGGCCCTAAATGACGTTCAATGCCGGTTATATTCAATGAGCATTATAAACAGGGTTTTGTTGTCGGCCTTTGGGAAATCATCGAAGGGTTGGAGGAGCTTAGGGAAAGGATGATTTTTACGGAGGAGGACATTGATTATTACGGGCGATTCCTGGTAGAAAAACGTCAAAAGCATTGGCTTGCATCGCGACTGCTTTTAAAGGAGCTGGCGGGAGCAAATTATGGCAACATTTTGTATGATCAAAATGGCAAGCCTTTTTTCAGTTCCGGTAAATGTCATTTATCCTATTCTCATGCCGGAACCATGGCAGCAGCCATCATAAGTGAAACTATGCCTGTGGGTATAGATGTTGAAAGGATCACCCCAAAGCTATTAGGTATTAAGGATCGTTTTCTGAGTGATGAGGAAATAAGGCAAATGGAAGATGCCGTTACTCCGGAGAGGTTATGCCTGGGTTGGTGTGGGAAGGAGGCTTTGTACAAGATCTACGGTCAGCGAAGACTTGATTTTCGTGATCATATCCGGCTTTCTTTACCCGAACCAAAAGATTTCGGTTATTTTGATGGGACAATAGAACTCGGGGGCTTTAGTCATCATTACAAGCTTTACTATTTTTGGTCGGGAGAATATGTCACGGTATATGTTGCCGGGGATGGCCGGTTTTCAGACTGAAGCGACTGTTAATTAGCGAAGTTGGGATGAAATATATCTGAAGAATGGGAAAAAGACCACAGATGATTTGTTTAAATAACTTTTTTCATGTAGGTTTGTATAGGAACTAGTGGGCCAGGAATGAGTATATATTTAAAAATCAGAGAACAGGGACCTGCAAAGAAATTTGCAGTTTTAATTGACCCGGATAAGTATTC
The sequence above is drawn from the Bacteroidota bacterium genome and encodes:
- the ahcY gene encoding adenosylhomocysteinase — its product is MVVESLSYKIKDISLADWGRKEIEMAEKEMPGLMSLRKKYSSLKPLKGSRITGSLHMTVQTAVLIETLVELGADVRWASCNIFSTQDHAAAAVVRDSGVPIFAWKGETLEEYWWCTQMALAFPGGKGPNLIVDDGGDATLLIHMGYEAENKPSLLERNPSNKEEKVILNQLKSIYIEDPTRWHRTVKEWKGVSEETTTGVHRLYQRKEAGTLLAPAINVNDSVTKSKFDNLYGCRESLADGIKRATDVMIAGKVVVVCGYGDVGKGCAQSMRGFGARVLVTEIDPICALQAAMEGFEVTTVEDALAEGNIFVTATGNKDVITAEHMSKMKDEAIVCNIGHFDNEIQVDKLEEWPEIEKINIKPQVDKFSFSDGHSIYLLAEGRLVNLGCAMGHPSFVMSNSFSNQVLAQIDLWNNDYELDVYRLPKKLDEEVARLHLPHIGVKLTKMTPEQAKYLGINADGPFKPDHYRY
- a CDS encoding 4'-phosphopantetheinyl transferase superfamily protein, whose translation is MPVIFNEHYKQGFVVGLWEIIEGLEELRERMIFTEEDIDYYGRFLVEKRQKHWLASRLLLKELAGANYGNILYDQNGKPFFSSGKCHLSYSHAGTMAAAIISETMPVGIDVERITPKLLGIKDRFLSDEEIRQMEDAVTPERLCLGWCGKEALYKIYGQRRLDFRDHIRLSLPEPKDFGYFDGTIELGGFSHHYKLYYFWSGEYVTVYVAGDGRFSD